The Sulfurospirillum halorespirans DSM 13726 genome has a window encoding:
- a CDS encoding putative bifunctional diguanylate cyclase/phosphodiesterase, which produces MSLSKKIDKIIAKSHKTSRYGALLLLDIDDFKTLNHTKGHALGNEVLHQIYQRLSHTVSPLHVNYLQGDEYAITLCTTSSCYDHAKEGMKALAYMILKALQEPFVMAHHSIRLTASMGIVLFLAHEYSHEKMVQYADSALYEAKKSGRNTLHFFSPLLQQKLEEEAVMLERLHHAIHQQQMSLHYQKQWALNPLTQDVHEIGAEALIRWIDPVHGMITPDKFIPLAEKSGSIIPLGEWILKEAFTQLKSWQDDPQKRHWQLSINISIKQFERDDFISMVQELLQSFQCDATKIRFELTESLLINDLKSSLRKIYALTKLGISLSIDDFGTGYSSLAYLKRLPIHELKIDKSFIRDLASDHADVILVQTILGIGKRFGLDVVAEGVETEEQYQRLRDMGCRYFQGYLFSKPTPPSLL; this is translated from the coding sequence GTGTCGTTATCTAAAAAGATCGATAAGATCATCGCTAAAAGCCATAAAACCTCTCGGTACGGAGCGCTTTTACTCCTAGATATAGATGACTTTAAAACGCTCAATCACACCAAAGGTCATGCCCTTGGCAATGAAGTTTTACATCAAATCTATCAACGTTTATCCCACACCGTTTCACCTTTACATGTAAACTATTTGCAGGGCGATGAATACGCCATAACGCTGTGTACAACTTCTTCATGTTACGACCACGCCAAAGAGGGGATGAAAGCGCTCGCTTACATGATCTTAAAAGCGTTGCAAGAGCCTTTTGTGATGGCACACCATTCCATCAGGCTTACAGCCAGTATGGGAATTGTGCTCTTTTTGGCACATGAATATTCCCATGAAAAAATGGTGCAATACGCAGATAGCGCGCTATACGAAGCAAAAAAATCAGGACGCAATACCCTGCATTTTTTCAGTCCCCTACTCCAACAAAAACTAGAAGAAGAAGCCGTGATGCTAGAGCGTTTGCACCATGCGATTCATCAGCAGCAGATGTCGCTTCATTATCAAAAACAGTGGGCGCTCAATCCGCTTACTCAGGACGTTCACGAGATAGGTGCTGAAGCCCTGATTCGCTGGATTGACCCCGTGCATGGCATGATCACACCCGATAAATTCATCCCTTTAGCCGAAAAGAGCGGGTCTATTATTCCCTTAGGGGAGTGGATACTCAAAGAGGCGTTTACGCAATTAAAATCGTGGCAAGATGACCCTCAAAAACGCCATTGGCAACTTTCTATTAACATCAGCATTAAACAATTTGAACGAGACGATTTTATATCTATGGTTCAAGAATTACTGCAATCGTTTCAATGTGATGCAACCAAGATTCGCTTTGAACTGACAGAGAGCCTTTTGATCAACGATTTGAAAAGTTCCTTGCGAAAAATTTATGCACTCACCAAGCTTGGTATTTCACTCTCTATTGATGACTTTGGTACGGGATATTCATCCTTAGCCTACTTAAAACGACTGCCCATTCATGAATTAAAAATAGACAAATCTTTCATACGCGATTTAGCATCCGATCACGCCGATGTTATTTTAGTACAGACGATTTTAGGCATTGGCAAACGATTTGGTTTAGATGTCGTGGCAGAAGGTGTCGAAACAGAAGAACAGT
- a CDS encoding methyl-accepting chemotaxis protein: MLQTIRAKLLFLLCVFLFAIIGLGYLLTINTNDAKNAANQIKNAGHIRSLSSQLGVHTRGYQLFFDPRILESYFTTYTTISKLITELRPVLKTEESRVLLEQAFREIEAYHTASVARFDILKHHKEAIVSPEFKNSSDGQKLAQLNAEATKNYFQIESLVSTLTETLESHEFAMLEKAKMTGLLLAAVIFILAVGIFIFINQSIRNAIHKAIIGCQYISEHKDLHYVIQTGSHDEIAQITHVMNGLLAQLAQALDDAKKTAIENAAVSEELSSTSMQIGIRIENAAKEVEETTQTTQIVAEILHKSEVSSNQSGLLISQVATELNGAAEEVLVVSSDLQEVVIQQTELSTRLVQLDQDVEQVKQILAVIADIAEQTNLLALNAAIEAARAGEHGRGFAVVADEVRKLAERTQKSLIESNATVAVIVQSVNTTAEMMKTSAHQIQDLGQRAQVTQTLMRTTVDNMNQAQEMASQTAQDTKAGRVKTSEVIERIQNISQLSNTNARSVEEVASAAEHLARLSEGLSATLAIFKTV; this comes from the coding sequence ATGTTACAGACCATTCGTGCTAAATTACTCTTCTTATTGTGTGTGTTTCTTTTCGCCATTATAGGACTTGGGTATCTGCTCACCATTAACACCAATGATGCCAAAAATGCTGCCAATCAAATTAAAAATGCAGGTCACATCCGTTCACTCAGCTCTCAACTGGGTGTCCATACAAGAGGCTATCAGCTTTTCTTTGATCCGCGCATCTTGGAGAGTTACTTTACAACGTACACAACCATCTCCAAGCTGATCACCGAGCTACGCCCCGTTTTAAAAACGGAAGAGAGCAGAGTCTTGTTGGAGCAAGCGTTTAGGGAAATTGAGGCGTACCATACTGCTAGCGTTGCACGTTTTGATATACTCAAACACCACAAAGAGGCGATTGTCTCGCCTGAATTTAAAAACTCTAGCGATGGTCAAAAATTAGCACAGTTAAACGCAGAAGCCACCAAAAATTATTTTCAAATTGAATCGTTGGTGAGCACGCTTACCGAAACACTGGAAAGCCATGAATTTGCGATGCTTGAAAAAGCAAAAATGACAGGATTACTGCTTGCAGCGGTGATTTTTATCCTTGCTGTTGGTATCTTTATATTCATCAACCAATCCATTCGTAATGCCATTCATAAAGCCATCATCGGATGCCAATACATCTCAGAACATAAAGATCTGCACTACGTCATTCAAACAGGAAGCCACGATGAGATCGCGCAAATCACCCATGTGATGAACGGACTGCTTGCCCAGTTGGCACAAGCACTCGATGATGCTAAAAAGACAGCCATCGAAAATGCGGCAGTTTCTGAAGAGCTATCGAGTACTTCGATGCAAATTGGTATTCGCATCGAAAATGCTGCCAAAGAGGTTGAAGAGACTACCCAAACGACCCAAATCGTTGCCGAAATTTTACATAAAAGCGAAGTGAGCTCCAACCAATCAGGTCTTCTTATTTCTCAAGTTGCGACAGAGTTAAACGGCGCTGCTGAAGAGGTTTTGGTTGTTTCCTCAGACTTGCAAGAGGTGGTGATTCAGCAAACAGAACTTTCAACAAGGTTGGTTCAACTGGATCAAGATGTGGAACAAGTCAAACAAATCTTAGCCGTCATTGCTGATATTGCAGAGCAAACCAACCTTTTAGCGCTCAATGCCGCCATTGAAGCAGCACGCGCGGGGGAACATGGACGAGGGTTTGCCGTTGTTGCGGATGAAGTGCGTAAACTGGCAGAGCGGACGCAAAAAAGCCTTATAGAGAGCAATGCCACGGTTGCGGTCATCGTCCAGTCGGTCAACACCACCGCAGAGATGATGAAAACAAGTGCGCATCAAATCCAAGACCTAGGACAGCGCGCGCAAGTCACCCAAACCTTAATGCGCACAACGGTGGACAATATGAACCAAGCTCAAGAGATGGCAAGTCAAACGGCGCAAGACACCAAAGCAGGCCGAGTCAAAACCTCAGAGGTCATAGAGCGCATTCAAAACATTAGCCAACTCTCAAATACCAATGCGCGCAGTGTCGAAGAGGTCGCATCCGCTGCTGAACACCTCGCACGGCTCTCCGAGGGACTGAGCGCAACCCTTGCCATCTTTAAAACCGTTTAA